Proteins co-encoded in one Ziziphus jujuba cultivar Dongzao chromosome 9, ASM3175591v1 genomic window:
- the LOC107427818 gene encoding protein FAR1-RELATED SEQUENCE 5 — protein MESTSNQSFDSDDSDRCLQLESYDEHVLVDDDVSKSINLCTEGDNKIKEQSNDSLLIEGDTIEPYIGMEFKSRDDAREFYVVYGRRTGFNVRIHHNRRSRINNIVIGQDFVCSKEGYREKKYVYRKDRVLPPPPITREGCPAMLRVALRDGEKWVATKFIKEHNHTLMSPSKVPWRGCGKNLISEDEKDRRIRELTLELSNERQRCRRRCAAYQERLHAVLKDIEQHTDHLSRRVQDIVQHIKEMENDQIEDSDY, from the exons ATGGAAAGCACATCTAATCAATCATTTGATTCAGATGATAGTGACAGATGTTTGCAGCTTGAAAGCTATGATGAGCATGTGCTGGTTGATGATGATGTTTCAAAAAGCATAAATTTATGTACAGAAGGAGATAATAAGATCAAAGAGCAGTCCAATGATAGTCTACTGATAGAAGGCGATACCATAGAACCATATATTGGCATGGAGTTCAAATCAAGAGATGATGCTCGAGAATTCTATGTTGTTTATGGCAGGCGTACTGGGTTTAATGTACGCATCCACCATAACCGACGTTCACGAATAAATAACATTGTTATCGGTCAAGATTTCGTTTGCTCAAAAGAAGGTTATCGGGAGAAGAAATACGTGTACAGGAAAGATAGAGTTCTTCCTCCACCACCTATCACTCGAGAAGGCTGTCCTGCAATGCTGAGAGTAGCTTTAAGAGATGGAGAAAAATGGGTTGCTACCAAATTTATAAAAGAGCACAATCACACATTAATGTCTCCCAGTAAAGTTCCATGGCGAGGATGTGGGAAAAACTTGATCAGTGAG GATGAGAAGGATAGGAGAATCCGGGAGCTGACTCTTGAACTGAGCAATGAGAGACAAAGATGTAGGCGGCGGTGTGCAGCATACCAAGAACGACTGCATGCGGTTTTGAAAGATATTGAGCAGCACACAGATCATTTGTCAAGAAGAGTTCAAGATATAGTTCAACACATAAAAGAAATGGAGAACGACCAAATTGAGGATTCagattattga
- the LOC107427805 gene encoding protein FAR1-RELATED SEQUENCE 5 isoform X2 codes for MNLDVEVGTNETSGETDLVTNEEGPIPEPYVGMEFESEEAAKAFYDQYARRVGFVVRIDQCRRSEVDKRILSRRFSCNKQGFYLKAKYDYGPSRKPRTSMREGCKAMILVKVDKSGKWIITRFEKDHTHPLIVSQRPSWNSVDTKDRRIQELTMELENQDQVCRLYRELLLSFLKNVEEQTEQLSMKVGGVLNNIREFEPGIQKLSHNH; via the exons A TGAATTTAGATGTGGAAGTTGGAACAAATGAAACTTCTGGTGAGACGGACTTGGTTACCAATGAAGAAGGTCCAATCCCAGAACCATATGTTGGTATGGAGTTTGAGTCTGAAGAGGCTGCCAAGGCATTCTATGATCAATATGCAAGGCGTGTAGGTTTTGTGGTGCGTATTGATCAGTGTCGTCGATCAGAGGTTGacaagagaattctttctcgtCGATTTTCATGCAATAAGCAGGGATTTTATCTTAAAGCTAAATATGACTATGGACCATCTCGGAAGCCACGGACTAGCATGAGGGAGGGGTGCAAGGCAATGATCTTGGTCAAAGTTGATAAATCAGGAAAATGGATTATTACAAGATTTGAAAAGGACCATACTCATCCACTTATTGTTTCTCAACGCCCTTCTTGGAATTCTGTG GATACAAAGGATAGAAGGATTCAGGAACTCACCATGGAGCTAGAGAATCAAGATCAGGTATGCCGACTATATCGAGAGCTGcttctttcatttttgaaaaatgttgAGGAACAAACAGAACAACTGTCAATGAAAGTTGGAGGAGTTCTTAACAACATAAGAGAATTTGAGCCTGGAATTCAGAAGCTTTCACACAATCATTAA
- the LOC107427804 gene encoding protein FAR1-RELATED SEQUENCE 5 isoform X2, with translation MVDLEKGDGLIDSPLEVDIGSSGGPIIEPYVGMEFDSEDDARKFYVEYARRLGFVVRIMQRRRSGIDGRTLARRLGCNKQGFSPNQKGPIGPEKKPRPSAREGCNATILVKMEKSGKWVVTRFVKDHNHPLVVTANGFSTAGDKDKKIQELTMELEHQERLCSTYREKLLSFMKNVEEQTEELSAKIQLIVENVRKVESETQKHSKRR, from the exons TGGATTTGGAGAAGGGGGATGGGTTAATAGACAGCCCTCTTGAAGTAGACATAGGCTCTTCAGGAGGTCCAATTATTGAGCCATATGTTGGTATGGAATTTGATTCTGAAGATGATGCTAGGAAATTTTATGTTGAGTATGCCAGACGGTTAGGGTTTGTAGTGCGTATTATGCAACGTCGCCGTTCAGGTATTGATGGAAGAACGCTTGCCCGACGTCTTGGATGTAATAAACAAGGTTTCTCTCCTAACCAAAAAGGTCCAATTGGACCAGAGAAAAAGCCTAGACCTAGTGCTCGAGAAGGTTGTAATGCAACAATTCTGGTGAAAATGGAGAAATCTGGAAAATGGGTCGTAACAAGATTTGTGAAGGATCATAATCATCCTCTGGTTGTTACTGCCAATGGCTTTAGTACAGCG GGTGATAAGGATAAGAAAATTCAAGAGCTTACCATGGAGTTGGAGCATCAGGAGCGACTATGTTCAACTTACAGAGAAAAATTACTAAGTTTTATGAAAAATGTTGAGGAACAAACAGAGGAACTCTCTGCGAAGATACAACTTATTGTTGAAAATGTGAGAAAAGTAGAATCCGAAACTCAAAAACATTCCAAGCGTAGATAG
- the LOC107427804 gene encoding protein FAR1-RELATED SEQUENCE 5 isoform X3, with translation MDLEKGDGLIDSPLEVDIGSSGGPIIEPYVGMEFDSEDDARKFYVEYARRLGFVVRIMQRRRSGIDGRTLARRLGCNKQGFSPNQKGPIGPEKKPRPSAREGCNATILVKMEKSGKWVVTRFVKDHNHPLVVTANGFSTAGDKDKKIQELTMELEHQERLCSTYREKLLSFMKNVEEQTEELSAKIQLIVENVRKVESETQKHSKRR, from the exons TGGATTTGGAGAAGGGGGATGGGTTAATAGACAGCCCTCTTGAAGTAGACATAGGCTCTTCAGGAGGTCCAATTATTGAGCCATATGTTGGTATGGAATTTGATTCTGAAGATGATGCTAGGAAATTTTATGTTGAGTATGCCAGACGGTTAGGGTTTGTAGTGCGTATTATGCAACGTCGCCGTTCAGGTATTGATGGAAGAACGCTTGCCCGACGTCTTGGATGTAATAAACAAGGTTTCTCTCCTAACCAAAAAGGTCCAATTGGACCAGAGAAAAAGCCTAGACCTAGTGCTCGAGAAGGTTGTAATGCAACAATTCTGGTGAAAATGGAGAAATCTGGAAAATGGGTCGTAACAAGATTTGTGAAGGATCATAATCATCCTCTGGTTGTTACTGCCAATGGCTTTAGTACAGCG GGTGATAAGGATAAGAAAATTCAAGAGCTTACCATGGAGTTGGAGCATCAGGAGCGACTATGTTCAACTTACAGAGAAAAATTACTAAGTTTTATGAAAAATGTTGAGGAACAAACAGAGGAACTCTCTGCGAAGATACAACTTATTGTTGAAAATGTGAGAAAAGTAGAATCCGAAACTCAAAAACATTCCAAGCGTAGATAG
- the LOC107427804 gene encoding protein FAR1-RELATED SEQUENCE 5 isoform X4 translates to MTVDLEKGDGLIDSPLEVDIGSSGGPIIEPYVGMEFDSEDDARKFYVEYARRLGFVVRIMQRRRSGIDGRTLARRLGCNKQGFSPNQKGPIGPEKKPRPSAREGCNATILVKMEKSGKWVVTRFVKDHNHPLVVTANGFSTAEAVTCGQGLLGVEKQNLIFCGICNSCNQDNFRDLLEQRYGRILILSRR, encoded by the exons ATGACAGTGGATTTGGAGAAGGGGGATGGGTTAATAGACAGCCCTCTTGAAGTAGACATAGGCTCTTCAGGAGGTCCAATTATTGAGCCATATGTTGGTATGGAATTTGATTCTGAAGATGATGCTAGGAAATTTTATGTTGAGTATGCCAGACGGTTAGGGTTTGTAGTGCGTATTATGCAACGTCGCCGTTCAGGTATTGATGGAAGAACGCTTGCCCGACGTCTTGGATGTAATAAACAAGGTTTCTCTCCTAACCAAAAAGGTCCAATTGGACCAGAGAAAAAGCCTAGACCTAGTGCTCGAGAAGGTTGTAATGCAACAATTCTGGTGAAAATGGAGAAATCTGGAAAATGGGTCGTAACAAGATTTGTGAAGGATCATAATCATCCTCTGGTTGTTACTGCCAATGGCTTTAGTACAGCG GAAGCAGTGACTTGTGGTCAGGGTCTTCTGGGGGTAGAAAAGCAAAACCTTATTTTCTGTGGAATATGCAATTCCTGCAACCAGGACAACTTCAGAGACCTGCTAGAGCAGAGATATGGAAGAATCCTTATTTTGTCCAGAAGATGA
- the LOC107427804 gene encoding protein FAR1-RELATED SEQUENCE 5 isoform X1, translated as MTVDLEKGDGLIDSPLEVDIGSSGGPIIEPYVGMEFDSEDDARKFYVEYARRLGFVVRIMQRRRSGIDGRTLARRLGCNKQGFSPNQKGPIGPEKKPRPSAREGCNATILVKMEKSGKWVVTRFVKDHNHPLVVTANGFSTAGDKDKKIQELTMELEHQERLCSTYREKLLSFMKNVEEQTEELSAKIQLIVENVRKVESETQKHSKRR; from the exons ATGACAGTGGATTTGGAGAAGGGGGATGGGTTAATAGACAGCCCTCTTGAAGTAGACATAGGCTCTTCAGGAGGTCCAATTATTGAGCCATATGTTGGTATGGAATTTGATTCTGAAGATGATGCTAGGAAATTTTATGTTGAGTATGCCAGACGGTTAGGGTTTGTAGTGCGTATTATGCAACGTCGCCGTTCAGGTATTGATGGAAGAACGCTTGCCCGACGTCTTGGATGTAATAAACAAGGTTTCTCTCCTAACCAAAAAGGTCCAATTGGACCAGAGAAAAAGCCTAGACCTAGTGCTCGAGAAGGTTGTAATGCAACAATTCTGGTGAAAATGGAGAAATCTGGAAAATGGGTCGTAACAAGATTTGTGAAGGATCATAATCATCCTCTGGTTGTTACTGCCAATGGCTTTAGTACAGCG GGTGATAAGGATAAGAAAATTCAAGAGCTTACCATGGAGTTGGAGCATCAGGAGCGACTATGTTCAACTTACAGAGAAAAATTACTAAGTTTTATGAAAAATGTTGAGGAACAAACAGAGGAACTCTCTGCGAAGATACAACTTATTGTTGAAAATGTGAGAAAAGTAGAATCCGAAACTCAAAAACATTCCAAGCGTAGATAG